One genomic window of Bradyrhizobium sp. CCGE-LA001 includes the following:
- a CDS encoding TonB family protein — MKLPLLAALLGLLVPLPAYTQTADPDTQESSINAWKRQVSNRLASKRIYPRNSSPEGGTAKVLLVLDRTGNLISSALAESTGSTELDAAALAMVEAAAPFPQPPAEIQEDSLHLTAPIVFRAKTTPPWSGSLPPTESAAEQAKIDAKMRSICRGC; from the coding sequence ATGAAATTGCCCTTGCTCGCCGCGCTTCTCGGATTGCTGGTGCCCCTCCCCGCGTATACGCAGACTGCGGACCCAGATACCCAAGAGAGCTCTATCAATGCTTGGAAGAGGCAAGTTTCTAATCGATTGGCCAGCAAGAGGATCTATCCGCGCAATTCGTCTCCCGAAGGCGGTACGGCGAAAGTCCTGCTTGTTCTCGATCGGACTGGGAATTTGATTTCGAGCGCACTGGCCGAAAGCACGGGCTCCACCGAACTGGACGCCGCGGCCCTGGCTATGGTGGAAGCGGCTGCGCCATTTCCCCAGCCGCCCGCCGAGATTCAGGAGGACAGTCTTCACCTCACGGCGCCCATCGTCTTCAGGGCGAAAACGACGCCGCCGTGGTCGGGCAGCCTGCCGCCGACAGAGTCGGCCGCAGAACAAGCCAAGATCGATGCCAAGATGCGCAGCATCTGCCGAGGCTGCTGA
- a CDS encoding nuclear transport factor 2 family protein, with the protein MDQQILDRLAIRDLVENWAVWRDAGDWERFATVWHEEGWMSATWFQGPARDFMRVSQEGFAKGVRILHFLGGTSIDLEGVRAIAQTKMTISQRALVHDVLCDVVCTGRFYDFLEKRQDQSGIGKWGIVRRQPIYEKDRIDPVDPAATLRLDQKALAALPEGYRHLAYMQELIGYKVKRDMPGLIGPEVEKLYGEGREWLAGEAKSSDAK; encoded by the coding sequence ATGGACCAGCAGATCCTCGATCGCCTCGCCATCCGCGACCTCGTCGAGAATTGGGCGGTGTGGCGTGATGCCGGGGACTGGGAGCGCTTTGCGACCGTCTGGCACGAAGAGGGCTGGATGTCGGCCACCTGGTTTCAGGGCCCGGCGCGGGATTTCATGCGGGTCAGCCAGGAGGGCTTTGCCAAGGGCGTGCGCATCCTGCACTTCCTCGGTGGCACCAGCATCGACCTCGAAGGCGTGCGGGCCATCGCCCAGACCAAGATGACGATCTCGCAGCGCGCCCTGGTGCACGACGTGCTCTGCGACGTCGTTTGCACCGGGCGCTTCTATGATTTCCTGGAGAAGCGGCAAGACCAATCAGGCATCGGAAAGTGGGGCATCGTCCGCCGCCAGCCGATCTACGAGAAGGACCGGATCGACCCGGTCGATCCCGCCGCGACGCTTCGGCTCGACCAGAAAGCGCTCGCAGCGCTCCCGGAAGGCTACCGCCACCTCGCCTATATGCAGGAGCTGATCGGCTACAAGGTCAAGCGCGATATGCCCGGCCTGATCGGCCCCGAGGTCGAGAAGCTCTATGGCGAGGGGCGGGAGTGGTTGGCGGGGGAGGCCAAATCATCCGACGCAAAGTGA
- a CDS encoding tyrosine-type recombinase/integrase encodes MARQLHKLSARAVETITKQGYHSDGGGLYLLVGTEGRRSWAFIYRQRGTGRRRELGLGTAKSKDRDGLTLADARLKAEESRAAIRGGKDPDANRKAAALAGTTFGEFADAFLESIKAGFKGRLTHADWKRDLEARAAKLRPKTLQDITTADVLEVISPIWLTINRTARETRSRIERVLEAADSKGLRTGRNPAAWKALKPLLPRPKKSKRHHKAAPYADVPGIVQVLRTKHGGADTAVNLAAEYIILTAVRTGEARFMRKREVNFKDALWTIPAERMKTEDHPEGRPHEVPLCARAVGILRAAMPKDLDPSAYVFAGQWSHDHSKPLGMNAVLHALQKIYPAMTTHGCRSSFRDWCGDETHVPREIAEMALAHKVGDEVEQAYRRGTALKKRRELMEAWGRYVEGESSVVKLAAVS; translated from the coding sequence ATGGCCAGACAATTGCACAAGCTCTCCGCGCGAGCGGTTGAGACTATTACCAAGCAAGGCTACCACAGCGACGGCGGCGGGCTCTATCTCTTGGTCGGCACGGAGGGCCGGCGATCATGGGCGTTCATCTATCGCCAGAGGGGCACGGGAAGACGCAGGGAGCTTGGACTCGGGACGGCAAAGTCGAAGGACCGAGACGGGCTCACGCTCGCCGACGCCCGCCTTAAGGCCGAAGAGAGCCGAGCCGCGATCCGTGGCGGCAAGGACCCAGACGCGAACCGCAAGGCCGCAGCGCTCGCGGGAACCACGTTCGGCGAGTTCGCTGACGCATTTTTGGAATCGATCAAGGCGGGCTTCAAGGGCCGGTTGACGCACGCCGATTGGAAGCGAGACTTGGAAGCGAGGGCGGCGAAGCTCCGGCCTAAGACCCTTCAGGACATCACAACCGCCGATGTGCTGGAAGTCATCTCGCCCATTTGGCTCACGATCAACAGAACAGCCCGTGAGACGCGTTCCCGGATTGAGCGCGTGTTAGAAGCGGCTGACTCAAAGGGCCTCCGGACGGGCCGCAATCCGGCCGCTTGGAAGGCACTAAAGCCTTTGCTGCCGAGGCCGAAGAAGTCGAAGCGGCACCATAAGGCGGCGCCCTACGCGGACGTGCCGGGTATCGTGCAGGTGCTCCGTACGAAGCACGGCGGTGCCGACACCGCCGTGAACCTTGCGGCGGAGTACATCATCCTAACGGCGGTGCGGACCGGCGAAGCCCGCTTCATGCGGAAGCGCGAAGTTAATTTCAAGGACGCGTTGTGGACCATCCCCGCCGAGCGGATGAAAACGGAAGACCATCCGGAGGGCAGGCCGCATGAAGTGCCGTTGTGCGCTCGCGCCGTCGGGATCCTGCGCGCAGCGATGCCCAAGGATCTGGACCCGAGCGCCTACGTGTTCGCCGGGCAGTGGTCCCACGACCACAGCAAGCCGCTAGGCATGAACGCCGTTCTGCACGCGCTTCAGAAAATCTACCCGGCGATGACGACGCACGGTTGCCGGTCCAGCTTCCGGGATTGGTGCGGCGACGAAACCCACGTACCGCGGGAAATCGCAGAGATGGCCCTAGCGCACAAGGTGGGCGACGAAGTAGAGCAAGCCTATCGGCGCGGCACTGCATTGAAGAAGCGGCGCGAGCTAATGGAAGCGTGGGGCCGCTACGTCGAAGGCGAGTCCAGCGTCGTGAAACTTGCTGCGGTCAGTTGA